A section of the Leptotrichia buccalis C-1013-b genome encodes:
- a CDS encoding tetratricopeptide repeat protein, which produces MEKQKNLERKTIKEWIKYIQEKIRNNSDYDSVYEEYKIFLENKLKENPKNVEVVCQLVAVYNELTYQWKDIYKLLNEFIKKYENELTDEEKSRIYTNLGYYYDDQRDGSKRAIRTLRKAVAFNPNNSKAYYGLGADYYGAGKYDKSEAMYKRACELENNPIYKFEYANLLMVNGKNEEAKIILEELVKKDFEFGKEDFAKIKYSYIANKIQLREFENIENEINELMLETVNNDDFFEEEFAELYYLAGSYEKSEKIYSKFKIQDYQFPAWWLRFYFYSLKQLNEIEKLQENFKIVLKIKDEEIESIKNGEFLTECTKSEKKEEIKEIKRQIKNLKAEYEKILKTDYKPEVKIYPKFLYDCFLIDCPRHQKLD; this is translated from the coding sequence TTGGAAAAACAAAAAAATTTAGAAAGAAAAACGATAAAAGAATGGATAAAATATATTCAAGAAAAAATTAGAAATAATAGTGATTACGATTCTGTTTATGAAGAGTATAAAATATTTTTGGAAAATAAATTGAAAGAAAATCCCAAAAATGTGGAAGTTGTTTGTCAATTAGTGGCAGTTTACAATGAATTAACTTATCAATGGAAGGATATTTATAAATTATTGAATGAGTTTATTAAAAAATATGAAAATGAATTGACTGATGAGGAAAAATCACGGATTTATACTAATTTAGGGTATTATTATGATGATCAGAGAGATGGCAGTAAGAGAGCGATTAGAACTTTGAGAAAGGCTGTGGCGTTTAATCCAAATAATTCTAAGGCTTATTATGGACTTGGAGCGGATTATTATGGTGCTGGGAAATACGATAAGTCAGAAGCAATGTATAAAAGAGCTTGTGAATTAGAAAATAATCCGATTTATAAGTTTGAATATGCGAATTTGTTGATGGTTAATGGAAAAAACGAGGAGGCGAAAATAATTTTGGAAGAATTAGTAAAAAAAGATTTTGAGTTTGGAAAAGAGGATTTTGCTAAGATAAAATATAGTTATATTGCGAATAAAATTCAATTAAGGGAATTTGAAAATATTGAGAATGAAATTAATGAATTAATGTTAGAAACTGTTAATAATGATGATTTTTTTGAGGAAGAATTTGCAGAGCTATATTATTTGGCTGGAAGTTATGAGAAAAGTGAAAAAATTTATTCAAAGTTTAAAATTCAAGATTATCAATTTCCAGCTTGGTGGCTGAGATTCTATTTTTATTCTCTAAAGCAGTTAAATGAAATAGAAAAATTACAAGAAAATTTTAAAATAGTTTTGAAGATTAAAGATGAAGAAATAGAGAGCATTAAAAATGGAGAATTTTTAACAGAATGTACGAAATCTGAGAAAAAAGAAGAAATTAAGGAGATAAAAAGGCAAATAAAGAATTTGAAGGCGGAATATGAAAAAATATTGAAAACAGATTATAAACCAGAAGTAAAAATTTATCCTAAATTTTTGTATGACTGTTTTTTGATAGATTGTCCACGGCATCAGAAGTTAGATTAA